From a region of the Streptacidiphilus albus JL83 genome:
- a CDS encoding alpha/beta hydrolase, with amino-acid sequence MPLHPQAEALRQQRSEAGTPPLYSLTTAEARAADLADIRASAGNPEPVGSVEELGVPGPGGPLTLRIHRPFAHAVPAGPLPALLYLFGGGWTLGSLDTGDAICRRLTNAVGCVTVSVDYRLAPEHPFPAAVHDVAAAAEWIAGHAADLGIDPERLAVAGDSAGGNLAAALTLLARERGGPALRHQLLVYPNTDHGADTPSLREHDDPLLFNRRSVDWYWGHYLADPADGADPLASPLRAPSLAGLPPATVITAEYDPLRDEGELYAEALRAAGVPVQARRYEGMPHGFFAMAGVLDGGREAQRYAAERLREALQ; translated from the coding sequence TTGCCACTGCACCCCCAGGCCGAGGCCCTGCGCCAGCAGCGCTCCGAGGCCGGTACGCCCCCGCTCTACTCCCTCACCACCGCCGAGGCGCGCGCCGCCGACCTCGCCGACATCCGGGCCTCGGCCGGGAACCCGGAACCGGTGGGCTCGGTCGAGGAACTCGGCGTTCCGGGCCCCGGCGGACCGCTGACCCTGCGGATCCACCGCCCGTTCGCCCACGCCGTCCCGGCCGGTCCACTGCCCGCCCTGCTCTACCTGTTCGGCGGCGGCTGGACCCTCGGCTCACTGGACACCGGCGACGCGATCTGCCGCCGACTCACCAACGCCGTCGGCTGCGTCACCGTCTCGGTCGACTACCGACTCGCCCCCGAGCACCCCTTCCCGGCAGCCGTCCACGACGTCGCCGCCGCCGCCGAGTGGATCGCCGGGCACGCCGCCGACCTGGGCATCGACCCCGAGCGGCTGGCCGTGGCCGGCGACAGCGCCGGCGGCAACCTCGCCGCCGCGCTCACCCTTCTCGCCCGCGAGCGCGGCGGCCCCGCGCTGCGCCACCAACTGCTGGTCTACCCCAACACCGACCACGGCGCAGACACCCCGTCGCTCCGCGAGCACGACGACCCGCTGCTGTTCAACCGCCGCTCGGTCGACTGGTATTGGGGCCACTACCTGGCCGACCCGGCCGACGGCGCCGACCCGCTGGCCTCGCCGCTGCGCGCGCCCTCGCTGGCCGGACTGCCGCCCGCCACCGTGATCACCGCCGAGTACGACCCGCTGCGCGACGAGGGCGAGCTGTACGCCGAGGCGTTGCGGGCCGCCGGCGTCCCGGTGCAGGCTCGCCGCTACGAGGGCATGCCGCACGGTTTCTTCGCCATGGCCGGCGTCCTGGACGGCGGCCGTGAGGCGCAGCGGTACGCCGCCGAGCGGCTGCGCGAGGCCCTGCAGTGA
- a CDS encoding ABC transporter permease: MKLARDTWLVFQRQLLLMWRTPIWIVVGVIQPIFYLLLFAPLLRKVLAPMGATTYAEAYQIYVPGLLAVLCIFGGLYTGFSLLGELKAGIIERSRVTPVSRLALLLGRALREVVALLAQAVLITLIALPFGLRVAPLSLLLAYLLLGLLALMTSAISYGIALVLPNDSAMAPVVNTLAQPIALLSGTLLPLALAPMWLQSMAKWNPFYWAVEGMRALFSGHLGDNVVWQGLLIVLVMTVAAVYWSARLFSARIR; the protein is encoded by the coding sequence GTGAAGCTCGCCCGTGACACCTGGCTGGTCTTCCAGCGGCAGTTGCTGCTGATGTGGCGTACACCGATCTGGATCGTCGTCGGGGTGATCCAGCCGATCTTCTACCTGCTGCTGTTCGCCCCGCTGCTCAGGAAGGTACTGGCGCCCATGGGCGCCACCACCTACGCCGAGGCCTACCAGATATACGTCCCCGGCCTGTTGGCGGTGCTCTGCATCTTCGGCGGGCTCTACACCGGATTCAGCCTGCTCGGCGAGCTGAAGGCCGGCATCATCGAGCGCTCCCGGGTGACCCCGGTCAGTCGGCTCGCCCTGCTGCTGGGGCGGGCCTTGCGCGAGGTGGTGGCGCTGCTCGCCCAGGCGGTCCTGATCACGCTGATCGCGCTGCCGTTCGGCCTGCGGGTCGCCCCGCTGAGTCTGCTGCTGGCCTACCTGCTGCTCGGGCTGCTGGCGCTGATGACCTCGGCCATCTCGTACGGCATCGCCCTGGTGCTGCCCAACGACTCGGCGATGGCGCCGGTGGTGAACACCCTCGCCCAACCCATCGCCCTGCTCTCCGGAACGCTGCTGCCGCTGGCGCTCGCGCCGATGTGGCTGCAGTCGATGGCCAAGTGGAACCCCTTCTACTGGGCGGTGGAGGGCATGCGGGCGCTGTTCTCCGGCCACCTCGGGGACAACGTGGTCTGGCAGGGGCTGCTGATCGTCCTGGTGATGACGGTCGCCGCGGTCTACTGGTCGGCCCGGCTGTTCTCGGCCCGGATCCGGTAG
- a CDS encoding aminotransferase class I/II-fold pyridoxal phosphate-dependent enzyme, which produces MSAAATGATTGPETAPLLLGELHASLADPLLDAMTFLNEVTERYPDALSFAPGRPHEGFFEPESVHEYLDTYLAHLADRGLSRSAVRSALFQYGPTKGIIADLVARTLANDEGLDVAPESLVLTVGAQEGMLLVLRALCATPEDVLLVSSPCYVGVTGAARLLDLATVPVPEGPGGGPDPQAVHEAARAVRASGRRPRALYVVPDFANPSGTSMPVEARAGLLAAAAEEGLLVIEDNPYGFFARGPGARPTLKALDRRRQVVYLGSFAKTCFPGARLGYVVADQEVVTPAGRTSLLADELAKLKSMTTVNTPALSQAVIGGLLLRHDCRLRAANAPASAYYAANLAALLRELERQFPAAERARLGLSWTEPEGGFFVVLDVPFTADQAAMERCARDHGVLWTPMAAFYPAGGGERRLRLSISALSEQQIEAGVARLADFVRESAG; this is translated from the coding sequence GTGAGCGCCGCCGCCACCGGGGCGACGACCGGTCCGGAGACCGCGCCCCTGCTGCTGGGCGAGCTGCACGCCAGCCTCGCGGACCCGCTGCTGGATGCGATGACCTTCCTCAACGAGGTCACCGAGCGCTATCCGGACGCGCTGTCCTTCGCCCCCGGCCGCCCGCACGAGGGGTTCTTCGAGCCCGAGAGCGTCCACGAGTACCTGGACACCTACCTCGCCCACCTCGCCGATCGCGGCCTGAGCCGCAGCGCCGTGCGCAGCGCACTGTTCCAGTACGGGCCCACCAAGGGCATCATCGCCGACCTGGTCGCCCGCACCCTGGCCAACGACGAGGGGCTGGACGTGGCCCCCGAGTCGCTGGTGCTCACCGTCGGCGCCCAGGAGGGCATGCTGCTGGTGCTGCGCGCCCTCTGCGCCACGCCCGAGGACGTCCTGCTGGTCAGCTCGCCCTGCTACGTCGGCGTCACCGGCGCCGCCCGGCTGCTCGACCTGGCGACGGTCCCGGTGCCCGAAGGACCCGGGGGCGGCCCGGACCCGCAGGCCGTGCACGAGGCGGCCCGCGCCGTCCGGGCCTCCGGCCGCCGCCCGCGGGCGCTCTACGTGGTCCCCGACTTCGCCAACCCGTCCGGCACCAGCATGCCGGTCGAGGCCCGCGCCGGACTGCTGGCGGCGGCGGCCGAGGAGGGGCTGCTGGTGATCGAGGACAACCCGTACGGCTTCTTCGCCCGAGGGCCCGGCGCCCGGCCCACCCTGAAGGCCCTGGACCGGCGCCGGCAGGTGGTCTACCTCGGCTCCTTCGCCAAGACCTGTTTCCCCGGCGCCCGGCTGGGCTACGTCGTCGCCGACCAGGAGGTGGTCACGCCGGCCGGCCGGACCAGTCTGCTCGCCGACGAACTGGCCAAGCTGAAGAGCATGACCACGGTCAACACCCCGGCGCTCAGCCAGGCCGTGATCGGTGGGCTGCTGCTGCGCCACGACTGCCGGCTGCGGGCCGCCAACGCCCCCGCGAGCGCCTACTACGCGGCCAACCTCGCAGCGCTGCTGCGGGAGTTGGAGCGACAGTTCCCGGCGGCCGAGCGGGCCCGACTGGGTCTGTCCTGGACCGAGCCCGAGGGTGGCTTCTTCGTCGTGCTGGACGTGCCGTTCACCGCGGACCAGGCGGCGATGGAACGCTGCGCCCGCGACCACGGGGTGCTCTGGACCCCGATGGCCGCCTTCTACCCGGCGGGCGGCGGCGAGCGCCGGCTGCGGCTCTCCATCAGCGCCCTGAGCGAGCAGCAGATCGAGGCGGGTGTGGCCCGGCTGGCCGACTTCGTCCGGGAGTCCGCAGGCTGA
- a CDS encoding daunorubicin resistance protein DrrA family ABC transporter ATP-binding protein has translation MIETQGLRKSYPSGKHGRTVVDAVRGIDLDVRPSEIFGFLGPNGAGKTTTLRMLATLIRPDGGRALIAGADLMADPAGVRRRIGYVAQGGGTTDAVTAREELVLQARMHGSRKAEAHGQTEDALKAFDLTDFADRPCSTYSGGQRRRVDIALGVIHAPKVLFLDEPTVGLDPASRSQVWAEIKRLRTEGMTVVVTTHYLDEADALCDRVAIVDQGQVVAEGTPEALKREISGDVVLLGVAADETGPAADALRDQPYLHRLEQGEDGLRLYLHDGAAAIPQLLRVLDGAGVVPGTVQLQRPSLDDVFLARTGRSIEQS, from the coding sequence TTGATCGAGACCCAGGGACTTCGTAAGTCCTATCCGTCCGGAAAACACGGCCGAACCGTGGTCGATGCCGTCCGCGGCATCGACCTGGACGTCCGACCAAGTGAGATCTTCGGCTTCCTCGGCCCCAACGGCGCCGGGAAGACGACCACCCTGCGAATGCTCGCCACCCTCATCCGCCCCGACGGCGGCAGAGCCCTGATCGCCGGCGCCGACCTGATGGCCGACCCGGCCGGGGTCCGCCGCCGGATCGGCTACGTCGCCCAGGGCGGCGGCACCACCGACGCGGTCACCGCCCGCGAGGAACTGGTGCTGCAGGCGAGGATGCACGGCAGCCGCAAGGCCGAAGCCCACGGGCAGACCGAGGACGCCCTCAAGGCCTTCGACCTCACCGACTTCGCCGACCGTCCCTGCAGCACCTACTCCGGCGGCCAGCGCCGGCGGGTGGACATCGCCCTCGGGGTGATCCACGCCCCGAAGGTGCTGTTCCTCGACGAGCCGACGGTGGGCCTCGACCCGGCCAGCCGCAGCCAGGTGTGGGCCGAGATCAAGCGGCTGCGCACCGAGGGCATGACGGTGGTGGTGACCACCCACTACCTGGACGAGGCCGACGCGCTCTGCGACCGGGTCGCGATCGTCGACCAGGGCCAGGTCGTCGCCGAGGGCACGCCCGAGGCACTCAAGCGCGAGATCTCGGGCGACGTCGTCCTCCTCGGAGTCGCCGCGGACGAGACCGGGCCCGCAGCCGACGCCCTCCGCGACCAGCCCTACCTGCACCGGCTGGAGCAGGGCGAGGACGGTCTACGGCTCTACCTGCACGACGGCGCCGCGGCCATCCCGCAGCTGCTGCGCGTCCTGGACGGGGCCGGCGTCGTCCCCGGGACCGTCCAGCTCCAACGGCCGAGCCTGGACGACGTGTTCCTGGCCCGCACCGGCCGCTCCATCGAACAGTCCTGA
- a CDS encoding alpha-hydroxy acid oxidase — protein MEPRELADFEGAARARLPAEIWDFVQGGSGAERTLAANLAQFEHCRLRPRTLVDVSSTDQGLTLLGSRLRTPIGVAPMAYHQLFHAEGEVATARAAGRAGALMVAGIFASRTLESIAEAATGPLWLQLYWLRRRDALAAVVERAEAAGFRALVLTVDAPRIGRRLRDARNGFAVPAHIRAVNLDQSLMAASHRAGEGSSGIADHAREQFDPTLTWADLSWLRERSSLPIVLKGILTAEDARLAAEHGVDAVVVSNHGGRQLDGALATLSALPEVVAAVPPDLPVLLDGGVRTGTAVALAIAFGARAVLVGRPVLWGLAVDGEDGVARILGLLQTELDDTMALLGRPRLADLDHTVVARPTGSEPPAAATPPAPDRRR, from the coding sequence GTGGAACCACGTGAACTGGCGGACTTCGAAGGCGCAGCCCGCGCCCGACTTCCGGCCGAAATCTGGGACTTCGTGCAGGGAGGCAGCGGCGCCGAACGGACCCTCGCCGCCAACCTGGCCCAGTTCGAACACTGCCGCCTGCGCCCGCGCACGCTCGTCGACGTCTCTAGCACCGACCAGGGCCTCACCCTGCTCGGGAGCCGGCTGCGGACCCCGATCGGCGTCGCGCCCATGGCCTACCACCAGCTGTTCCACGCCGAGGGCGAAGTCGCCACCGCCCGTGCGGCCGGCCGTGCGGGGGCGCTCATGGTCGCCGGGATCTTCGCCAGTCGCACCCTGGAATCCATCGCCGAGGCCGCGACCGGCCCGCTCTGGCTCCAGCTGTACTGGCTGCGCCGCCGCGACGCGCTGGCCGCCGTGGTCGAGAGGGCCGAGGCGGCCGGCTTCCGGGCGCTGGTGCTGACCGTGGACGCCCCTCGGATCGGCCGGCGGCTGCGCGACGCCCGCAACGGCTTCGCCGTTCCCGCGCACATCCGCGCGGTCAACCTCGACCAGAGCCTGATGGCCGCCAGCCACCGGGCCGGCGAGGGGAGTTCGGGTATCGCCGACCATGCCAGGGAGCAGTTCGACCCCACGCTGACCTGGGCGGACCTCTCCTGGCTGCGGGAGCGCAGCAGCCTGCCGATCGTCCTCAAGGGGATCCTCACCGCCGAGGACGCCCGGCTGGCCGCCGAGCACGGTGTCGACGCCGTCGTGGTCTCCAACCACGGCGGCCGCCAACTCGACGGCGCCCTGGCGACGCTCTCGGCTCTGCCCGAAGTGGTCGCCGCAGTGCCGCCGGATCTGCCCGTTCTGCTGGACGGCGGTGTACGGACGGGCACAGCTGTCGCTCTCGCGATCGCCTTCGGCGCCCGGGCCGTCCTGGTCGGCCGCCCGGTCCTGTGGGGCCTGGCCGTCGACGGCGAGGACGGCGTCGCCCGGATCCTCGGCCTCCTGCAGACCGAACTCGACGACACGATGGCCCTGCTCGGCAGACCACGACTGGCCGATCTCGACCACACCGTGGTGGCCCGGCCGACCGGCTCCGAACCCCCGGCCGCCGCCACCCCTCCAGCCCCCGACCGCCGCCGCTGA